One Trichoplusia ni isolate ovarian cell line Hi5 chromosome 6, tn1, whole genome shotgun sequence DNA segment encodes these proteins:
- the LOC113495343 gene encoding uncharacterized protein LOC113495343 isoform X1 — translation MLQFCVCIIIILSVTKCFCDVISVYPIPWEGEDAFQTTWNMIKSQVPKRIDQKRLKRTGHSPMKQHKSSTTPPTTERSGYIIIPILPEPKSRYQDLYRVKLPPSNKNYLERAQQWYRKTNRRIKIRTTTTTTTTPAPRPEASDDSVYYIDFKNFKVKFYYNINVDF, via the exons ATGTTGCAGTTTTGTGTCtgtataatcataattttatccgttactaaatgtttttgtgatgttaTAAGTGTTTATCCCATACCATGGGAGGGAGAG GATGCATTTCAGACTACCTGGAATATGATAAAATCTCAAGTCCCGAAGCGCATTGATCAAAAACGATTAAAACGTACAG GTCATTCGCCAATGAAACAGCACAAAA GCTCAACCACACCACCGACCACTGAACGATCAGGTTACATAATTATACCAATATTACCGGAACCAAAGTCACGGTATCAGGACTTGTACAGGGTGAAACTCCCGCCATCGAATAAGAATTATCTGGAAAGAG CGCAACAATGGTACCGCAAAACAAATCGACGCATCAAAATCAGAACAACAACAACGACGACGACGACGCCTGCACCGAGGCCGGAAGCAAGCGATGACTCTGTGTACTACATAGACTTCAAGAACTTCAAAGTCAAATTCTATTACAACATCAATGTAGACTTTTAG
- the LOC113495343 gene encoding uncharacterized protein LOC113495343 isoform X2: MIKSQVPKRIDQKRLKRTGHSPMKQHKSSTTPPTTERSGYIIIPILPEPKSRYQDLYRVKLPPSNKNYLERAQQWYRKTNRRIKIRTTTTTTTTPAPRPEASDDSVYYIDFKNFKVKFYYNINVDF, from the exons ATGATAAAATCTCAAGTCCCGAAGCGCATTGATCAAAAACGATTAAAACGTACAG GTCATTCGCCAATGAAACAGCACAAAA GCTCAACCACACCACCGACCACTGAACGATCAGGTTACATAATTATACCAATATTACCGGAACCAAAGTCACGGTATCAGGACTTGTACAGGGTGAAACTCCCGCCATCGAATAAGAATTATCTGGAAAGAG CGCAACAATGGTACCGCAAAACAAATCGACGCATCAAAATCAGAACAACAACAACGACGACGACGACGCCTGCACCGAGGCCGGAAGCAAGCGATGACTCTGTGTACTACATAGACTTCAAGAACTTCAAAGTCAAATTCTATTACAACATCAATGTAGACTTTTAG
- the LOC113495342 gene encoding uncharacterized protein LOC113495342, with protein sequence MRSFLAIFLILVCFVDKSYGTFAEFMNNLPTEVANAFSNAWTSITDAIKKPVRLKRLGPGGRLKSTPSYEIGSLPPEDERSIFGNPGATPPSYFRSTTYFGNKLTLPVLPAPKYKNLDDWREMQKAHFAKRKKVANPAPVVIFIEPPDEVTRDKKGRTKPITRYDDESFATMMVLQ encoded by the exons ATGAGGTCTTTTCTAgctatatttttgatattagtGTGTTTTGTGGACAAAAGTTATGGAACATTCGCTGAGTTTATGAACAATCTGCCTACTGAGGTTGCA AACGCGTTCAGTAATGCTTGGACATCTATAACAGACGCCATCAAGAAACCAGTCAGACTAAAGCGCCTTGGTCCTGGAGGAA GACTGAAATCAACTCCGTCTTATGAAATAGGTTCTCTACCTCCTGAAGACGAAAGAAGTATATTCGGGAATCCTGGCGCCACGCCGCCTTCCTATTTTCGTTCAACAACATACTTTGGTAACAAATTGACATTACCGGTGCTACCTGCACCAAAGTATAAGAATCTCGATGACTGGAGGGAAATGCAGAAAGCTCATTTTGCCAAACGAAAAAAAGTTGCCA atccAGCGCCTGTAGTTATATTCATAGAACCGCCTGATGAAGTAACAAGAGATAAAAAAGGAAGGACTAAACCCATTACAAGATACGACGACGAAAGTTTCGCTACTATGATGGTTTTGCAATAA